Within the Marixanthomonas sp. SCSIO 43207 genome, the region GATTTTCGAATGTTGATACCTGCATTATTTACTAAAATATCTAGATTATCCCAACGATTTTTAACTTCAGAAAAAATAGCATTGATTCCATCTTTTTCAGAAACATCACTTATTACGCCAAATGCTTTATACCCTTGGTTTTGTAGTTCTTTTTCAAAAGATTTTACATTGTTTGCATTTCTAGCTGTAAAAACAACTTCGGCACCCAGAGATAAAAACTCCATAACGGTTGCTTTACCAATACCTTTTGTACCACCGGTAACAACTACTTTTTTATTGTTAAGATTCCACATAATCTTGTAATTAATTGTGCTTTTCAAAATACACAATACAGAGGGTTTTTCAAAAAGGTTGAAACAAATTAAAAATACATTTATGTAATGAATACATATTTTAAGAATAGCATAATTACAATTACAAATGCATTGTTGACAAAATGAAGTAGGATAGGCCAGAGTAAAACTCCTGTTTTCAATTTTAACCACCCCGCAACCAATCCTAAAATTATTCTAGGGATGATAAGAGTAAATAGAGCTACATTCAGTAAGAAAGAATCTACATAATTGTAGATATGAGCCATTCCAAAAATTACTGAACTTATTAATAACACAGTAATAACCTGTTTATTGAGCAACCTTAGGATGGTACTAAGGTGTTTTCTTGAAACAACTTCTTGTAACAAATAATAAATGGCTACAAAAAGACCTATCATTATTAAAAATCTAATATACCAATTGGTGATTCCAGCCGAGAAATACATAAACGAAAAACTAAGCCAGCCGCTTATAAAGAGAAGTATATCTTCATAACTGGGTCTAATTAATGAACGAAACATCATTTCTTCATAAATGGGTGCAATAATTACAGCCGAGATAATTAATTGAAACGGTTGGTTGTTAAGCATATCGGTTAACCGTTCTTGCTTGTATTCATTATTTACAAGATCAGGAAACCAAATTGATAGAACCCCAATTACAGTAAAAAATGTAAGATAAAATATCCAAACTGCTAAGTAACTTTTTAAAACCAAGGTTGCTCCTTGTTTTGCGGTATATGATTTGGTTGTCGTCATATGATGGGGAAACTACAAAAATAGGCTAATTTAAATATTTTAAATCTGTCACATTTTATTAAAAAATATGACACCCTGTCATAAAGTTTTTGATGGCATAATCATTGACTTATTTATGGCGAATTAAATTTTGAATTAGTAAAAAATAAATATAACACTTATGAGTAAAATAATTGGAATCGACTTAGGTACAACCAACTCCTGCGTTGCCGTTATGGAAGGTAGTGAGCCAACGGTAATACCTAACGCCGAAGGAAAACGAACTACTCCCTCTGTAATCGCCTTTGTGGAAGGTGGCGAAATTAAGGTTGGTGACCCAGCAAAGCGTCAAGCGGTAACAAACCCTAAAAAGACCATATCTTCCATAAAAAGATTTATGGGAAATAAATTTTCCGAATCACAAAAAGAAATAGACAACGCTGCATATGATGTAGTTAAAGGTGATAACAATACACCGCGCGTTCAAATTGACGATCGCATGTATACGCCACAAGAATTAAGTGCAATGATTCTTCAAAAAATGAAGAAAACTGCAGAAGATTATCTTGGGCAAGATGTAGACCGAGCAGTAATTACTGTGCCGGCATATTTTAACGATAGTCAGCGTCAAGCAACCAAAGAAGCTGGTGAAATCGCTGGTCTTAAGGTAGAACGTATTATCAACGAACCTACAGCGGCTGCGTTAGCATATGGACTTGATAAAAAAGACAGTGACCAAAAAATAGTTGTATTTGATTTTGGTGGTGGTACACACGACGTTAGTATCCTTGAATTAGGTGACGGCGTTTTTGAAGTACTTTCTACAGATGGTGATACACATTTAGGTGGTGATGATGTAGATAGTAAAATCATTAACTGGTTGGCAGATGAGTTTCAGAAAGAAGAAGATATGGATCTTCGTAAAGATGCAATGGCTCTTCAGCGTTTGAAAGAAGCTGCAGAAAAAGCCAAAATTGAACTATCATCTTCAACCCAAACTGAAATTAACTTACCATATGTTACTGCTACAAGCAGCGGCCCAAAACACTTAGTAAAAACGTTAACCCGTTCTAAGTTTGAGCAGTTAATTGATGACTTAGTAAAAAGAACAATCACTCCTTGTGAAAAAGCACTTAAAGCTGCCGGATTATCAAAGAGTGACATAGATGAGATTATCTTGGTAGGTGGTTCAACACGTATTCCTGCTGTACAAGATGCTGTTAAAAATTTCTTCGGAAAAGCAGCTAGCAAAGGAGTAAATCCAGATGAGGTTGTTGCAATTGGAGCAGCTATTCAAGGTGGAGTGTTAACAGGTGATGTAAAAGATGTATTGTTACTAGACGTAACGCCACTTTCATTAGGTATTGAAACAATGGGAGGCGTAAATACAAAACTTATTGAAGCCAATACAACCATCCCAACTAAGAAAAGTCAAGTGTTCTCAACTGCGGCAGATAATCAGCCAAGTGTAGAGATTCACGTGTTGCAAGGTGAGCGCCCAATGGCAGCTGATAATAAAACAATAGGACGTTTCCACTTAGATGGAATTCCACCAGCGCCAAGAGGAACACCTCAAATTGAAGTAACTTTTGATATTGATGCCAATGGTATCATTAAAGTAAGTGCTGAAGATAAAGCAACTGGTAAGAAGCAAGATATTAGAATTGAAGCTTCTTCAGGATTAACAGAAGAGGAAATCGAGAAAATGAAACAAGAAGCAGAAGCAAATGCCGAAGCTGATAAAAACGCAAAAGAAAAAGTTGATAAAATCAACGAAGCTGATGCGATGATTTTCCAAACTGAAAAGCAACTTAAAGAATTTGGTGATAAATTATCTGATGATAAGAAAAAACCAATTGAAGATGCTTTAGAAGACTTGAAAAAAGCCTACGAAACGAAAGAAGTTGAAACCATCCAACCAGCCTTGGATAAAATCAACGAAGCGTGGAAAACTGCTAGTGAAGAGATGTACAAAGCCCAAGCAGAAGCTCAACAAGGTGGTGCTGCCCCAGGCGGTGATGCCGGAGCGCAACAAGGTGCTACAGGCGGATCTTCAGAAGAAGGTAGTGATGTAGAAGATGTAGACTTTGAAGAAGTAAAATAATTCTGAAGTTTAATAACCATAAAAAAACCGCAACTTATTTAAGTTGCGGTTTTTCTTTTTACACCTATTTTATTCATCAATTTTAGTTATTGAGTAACCATCTGTATTAAATATTTTTTCATCAACATATCCTTCTGAAATATTTATAATACGAATCACAACATCTGCTCGGTCAGTCTTACTTTTTAGTTGTGAGAGTAGGGGCAAACCTTCTATCCCAAATTGATCAAAGAGCTCAAGATCTTTGGTATCTTTACCAGAGCCTACAGATTGATAGGCTAGTAGACTACTCATAGTAAGTTCAATAGTATTTGACACCCAGAG harbors:
- a CDS encoding CPBP family intramembrane glutamic endopeptidase, which codes for MTTTKSYTAKQGATLVLKSYLAVWIFYLTFFTVIGVLSIWFPDLVNNEYKQERLTDMLNNQPFQLIISAVIIAPIYEEMMFRSLIRPSYEDILLFISGWLSFSFMYFSAGITNWYIRFLIMIGLFVAIYYLLQEVVSRKHLSTILRLLNKQVITVLLISSVIFGMAHIYNYVDSFLLNVALFTLIIPRIILGLVAGWLKLKTGVLLWPILLHFVNNAFVIVIMLFLKYVFIT
- the dnaK gene encoding molecular chaperone DnaK, with protein sequence MSKIIGIDLGTTNSCVAVMEGSEPTVIPNAEGKRTTPSVIAFVEGGEIKVGDPAKRQAVTNPKKTISSIKRFMGNKFSESQKEIDNAAYDVVKGDNNTPRVQIDDRMYTPQELSAMILQKMKKTAEDYLGQDVDRAVITVPAYFNDSQRQATKEAGEIAGLKVERIINEPTAAALAYGLDKKDSDQKIVVFDFGGGTHDVSILELGDGVFEVLSTDGDTHLGGDDVDSKIINWLADEFQKEEDMDLRKDAMALQRLKEAAEKAKIELSSSTQTEINLPYVTATSSGPKHLVKTLTRSKFEQLIDDLVKRTITPCEKALKAAGLSKSDIDEIILVGGSTRIPAVQDAVKNFFGKAASKGVNPDEVVAIGAAIQGGVLTGDVKDVLLLDVTPLSLGIETMGGVNTKLIEANTTIPTKKSQVFSTAADNQPSVEIHVLQGERPMAADNKTIGRFHLDGIPPAPRGTPQIEVTFDIDANGIIKVSAEDKATGKKQDIRIEASSGLTEEEIEKMKQEAEANAEADKNAKEKVDKINEADAMIFQTEKQLKEFGDKLSDDKKKPIEDALEDLKKAYETKEVETIQPALDKINEAWKTASEEMYKAQAEAQQGGAAPGGDAGAQQGATGGSSEEGSDVEDVDFEEVK